From Mycolicibacterium cosmeticum, a single genomic window includes:
- a CDS encoding FtsK/SpoIIIE family DNA translocase: protein MANKTAARSTTRSTRSKAGSASSTRGRAKPARPAAPRKKPAKPAPRRTSSPLAGAGAAVGRGTRAGWMMLAKGAGSTARSVGRARELEPGHRRDGIALALLGAAVIVAASSWFDAARPVGGWVDFAVRAVIGAAVVLVPLILGVVAVVLMRTEPDLDARPRLILGSAMIALPVLGLWHIWSGAPQDPAARRQAAGFVGFAIGGPLSDGLTVWIATPLLVIGVLFGLLLVTGTTIRELPDTLRDMFRTRAFDDDYDDDEYYDDDDAAPADDLADDFSDGYYDDPATYGEGDVQTWPTAELPRPAGTPMDNYPLPEPIEAETLPEPRAIEAPKPARKKPEAPKKKPDDTLVLDRVVEGPYVLPSMDLLVAGEPPKKLTVANQHMTDAITSVLQQFKVDAAVTGCTRGPTVTRYEVELGPGVKVEKITALHRNIAYAVATESVRMLAPIPGKSAVGIEVPNTDREMVRLADVLTAPSTRRDHHPLVIGLGKDIEGDFISCNLAKMPHLLVAGSTGSGKSSFVNSMLVSLLARATPEEVRMILIDPKMVELTPYEGIPHLITPIITEPKKAAAALAWLVEEMEQRYQDMQASRVRHIDVFNEKVRSGEISAPLGSERVYKPYPYILAIVDELADLMMTAPRDVEEAIVRITQKARAAGIHLVLATQRPSVDVVTGLIKTNVPSRLAFATSSLTDSRVILDQPGAEKLIGMGDGLFLPMGANKPTRMQGAFITDEEIHAVVEATKSQAEPEFVEGVTKVKPSGGDRGDVDPDIGDDMDVFLQAVELVVSSQFGSTSMLQRKLRVGFAKAGRLMDLMETRNIVGPSEGSKAREVLVKPDELAGTLALIRGGADANGADADDDEF, encoded by the coding sequence ATGGCCAACAAGACCGCAGCCAGGTCCACGACCCGTTCGACCAGGTCGAAGGCCGGTTCGGCGAGCTCCACCCGCGGTCGTGCCAAGCCGGCGCGGCCCGCCGCACCGCGCAAAAAGCCGGCCAAGCCCGCCCCGCGCCGGACGTCGTCGCCACTGGCCGGCGCCGGCGCGGCCGTCGGGCGTGGCACCCGCGCGGGCTGGATGATGCTGGCCAAGGGCGCCGGTTCCACCGCCCGCTCGGTGGGGCGCGCCCGCGAACTGGAGCCGGGACACCGCCGCGACGGCATCGCCCTGGCATTGCTCGGTGCCGCCGTGATCGTGGCGGCCAGCTCCTGGTTCGACGCGGCCCGGCCGGTCGGTGGCTGGGTGGACTTCGCCGTCCGCGCGGTGATCGGTGCAGCGGTGGTGTTGGTGCCGCTGATCCTCGGTGTCGTCGCCGTGGTGCTGATGCGCACCGAGCCCGACCTGGACGCCCGCCCCCGGCTGATCCTCGGCTCGGCGATGATCGCGCTGCCCGTGCTGGGCCTCTGGCACATCTGGTCGGGCGCCCCGCAGGACCCCGCCGCACGCAGGCAGGCCGCCGGCTTCGTCGGCTTCGCCATCGGCGGACCGCTGTCCGACGGTCTCACCGTGTGGATCGCCACCCCGCTGCTGGTGATTGGCGTGCTGTTCGGCCTGCTGCTGGTGACCGGCACGACCATCCGCGAACTGCCTGACACCTTGCGGGACATGTTCCGCACCAGGGCCTTCGACGATGATTACGACGACGACGAGTACTACGACGACGACGATGCGGCGCCGGCCGACGACCTCGCCGACGACTTCTCGGATGGCTACTACGACGACCCCGCCACCTACGGCGAAGGCGACGTGCAGACCTGGCCCACCGCCGAGCTGCCCCGCCCCGCCGGCACGCCGATGGACAACTACCCGCTCCCGGAACCCATTGAGGCCGAAACGCTGCCCGAGCCGCGCGCCATCGAAGCGCCGAAACCGGCCCGCAAGAAGCCCGAAGCGCCGAAGAAGAAGCCGGACGACACCCTGGTGCTCGACCGCGTCGTCGAGGGCCCCTACGTCCTGCCGTCGATGGACCTGCTGGTGGCCGGCGAGCCGCCCAAGAAACTCACCGTGGCCAACCAGCACATGACCGACGCGATCACCTCGGTGCTGCAGCAGTTCAAGGTCGACGCCGCCGTCACCGGCTGCACCCGCGGCCCGACCGTCACCCGCTACGAGGTCGAACTCGGCCCGGGTGTGAAGGTCGAGAAGATCACCGCGCTGCACCGCAATATCGCCTACGCGGTGGCCACCGAGAGCGTCCGCATGCTGGCCCCCATCCCGGGCAAGTCGGCCGTGGGCATCGAGGTGCCCAACACCGATCGCGAGATGGTGCGCCTGGCCGACGTCCTGACCGCGCCCAGCACCCGTCGGGACCACCACCCGCTGGTGATCGGCCTGGGCAAGGACATCGAGGGCGATTTCATCTCGTGCAACCTGGCCAAGATGCCGCACCTGCTGGTGGCCGGTTCGACCGGTTCCGGTAAGTCCAGCTTCGTCAACTCCATGCTGGTGTCGCTGCTCGCGCGCGCCACGCCGGAGGAGGTCAGGATGATCCTGATCGACCCGAAGATGGTGGAACTGACCCCGTACGAGGGCATCCCGCACCTGATCACCCCGATCATCACCGAGCCGAAGAAGGCCGCGGCCGCGCTGGCCTGGCTCGTCGAGGAGATGGAACAGCGCTACCAGGACATGCAGGCCTCGCGCGTGCGGCACATCGACGTCTTCAACGAGAAGGTGCGGTCCGGCGAGATCAGCGCGCCGCTGGGCAGCGAACGGGTCTACAAGCCCTACCCCTACATCCTGGCGATCGTGGACGAGCTCGCCGACCTGATGATGACCGCGCCGCGCGATGTCGAAGAGGCCATCGTGCGGATCACCCAGAAGGCCCGCGCCGCCGGGATCCACCTGGTGCTGGCCACCCAACGGCCGTCCGTCGACGTCGTCACCGGTCTGATCAAGACCAACGTGCCGTCGCGGCTGGCGTTCGCCACCTCGTCGCTGACCGACTCGCGCGTGATCCTGGACCAGCCGGGTGCCGAGAAGCTGATCGGCATGGGTGACGGCCTGTTCCTGCCGATGGGCGCGAACAAGCCCACCCGCATGCAGGGGGCGTTCATCACCGACGAGGAGATCCACGCCGTCGTCGAGGCCACCAAGTCCCAGGCCGAGCCCGAGTTCGTCGAGGGCGTCACCAAGGTCAAGCCCAGCGGCGGTGACCGTGGCGATGTCGACCCCGACATCGGCGACGACATGGACGTCTTCCTGCAGGCCGTCGAGCTGGTGGTGTCATCGCAATTCGGCTCCACCTCGATGCTGCAGCGCAAGCTGCGGGTGGGTTTCGCCAAGGCCGGGCGGTTGATGGACCTGATGGAGACCCGCAACATCGTCGGGCCGTCCGAGGGATCCAAGGCGCGCGAGGTGCTGGTCAAGCCCGACGAGCTGGCCGGCACGCTGGCGCTGATCCGCGGGGGCGCCGACGCCAACGGGGCCGACGCCGACGACGACGAGTTCTAG
- a CDS encoding amino-acid N-acetyltransferase, with protein MRRARTSDVPAIKALVDIYAGKILLEKNLVNLYEAVQEFWVGELDGEIVGCGALHVLWADLGEVRTVAVHPKVRGKGVGHRVVAQLLDVARELHLQRIFVLTFETEFFGRHGFTEIEGTPVTAEVYEEMCRSYDTGVAEFLDLSYVKPNILGNTRMLLTL; from the coding sequence GTGCGCAGGGCTCGCACCTCGGACGTGCCCGCCATCAAGGCGCTCGTCGACATCTACGCGGGCAAGATCCTGCTGGAGAAGAACCTGGTCAACCTGTACGAGGCGGTCCAGGAGTTCTGGGTGGGCGAGCTCGACGGCGAGATCGTGGGCTGCGGCGCCCTGCACGTGCTGTGGGCCGACCTGGGCGAGGTGCGCACGGTGGCCGTGCATCCCAAGGTGCGCGGCAAGGGCGTCGGACACCGGGTGGTGGCCCAACTGCTGGACGTGGCGCGTGAACTCCACCTGCAGCGCATCTTCGTGCTGACCTTCGAGACCGAGTTCTTCGGCCGGCACGGGTTCACCGAGATCGAGGGCACCCCGGTGACCGCCGAGGTGTACGAGGAGATGTGCCGCTCGTACGACACCGGCGTGGCGGAATTCCTCGACCTGTCCTACGTGAAGCCCAACATCCTGGGCAACACCCGGATGCTGCTCACCCTCTAG
- the pgsA gene encoding CDP-diacylglycerol--glycerol-3-phosphate 3-phosphatidyltransferase: MPVPGQPDTDPTVPRASVANVANLLTGIRLVLVPVFVYALFIGDGHETVWRTVAFVIFAVAVITDHFDGALARSYGMVTEFGKLADPIADKLLIGAALIGLSALGDLPWWITVVILVREIGVTVLRLAVLRHGVIPASRGGKLKTLVQAIAIGLLILPLSGVWLTTAMAIMWLAVVLTVVTGVDYVVSAVKDSRMRS, encoded by the coding sequence ATGCCCGTGCCGGGCCAACCAGATACAGATCCCACGGTGCCCCGCGCGTCCGTCGCCAACGTCGCCAACCTGCTCACCGGCATACGCCTGGTGCTGGTCCCGGTGTTCGTCTACGCGCTGTTCATCGGTGACGGACATGAAACAGTGTGGCGCACAGTCGCATTCGTGATCTTCGCGGTGGCGGTCATCACCGACCACTTCGACGGCGCGCTGGCCCGCAGCTACGGCATGGTCACCGAATTCGGCAAGCTGGCCGATCCGATCGCCGACAAACTGCTCATCGGCGCGGCCCTGATCGGGCTGTCGGCGCTCGGCGACCTGCCCTGGTGGATCACCGTTGTCATCCTGGTCCGGGAGATCGGCGTCACGGTGCTGCGGCTGGCGGTGCTGCGTCACGGGGTCATCCCGGCCAGCCGCGGCGGCAAGCTCAAGACCTTGGTGCAGGCGATCGCCATCGGCCTGCTGATCCTGCCGCTGTCGGGGGTGTGGCTGACCACCGCGATGGCCATCATGTGGCTGGCCGTGGTGCTCACCGTGGTGACCGGCGTCGACTACGTGGTGTCGGCGGTCAAGGATTCCCGGATGCGTTCCTGA
- the clgR gene encoding transcriptional regulator ClgR, producing MTNTLLREVIGDVLRHARTTQGRTLRDVSDSARVSLGYLSEVERGRKEPSSELLASICDALDVPLSRVLTDAGEQMARQEAGAANAMGRIDVTTKVVIPQVAAQVPSMAVA from the coding sequence ATGACCAACACATTGCTGCGCGAGGTTATCGGCGACGTGCTGCGGCACGCGCGGACCACCCAGGGCCGGACGCTGCGTGACGTGTCCGACTCCGCCCGGGTCAGCCTGGGCTACCTGTCCGAGGTGGAGCGCGGCCGCAAGGAGCCGTCCAGCGAGCTGCTCGCCTCGATCTGCGACGCCCTGGACGTCCCGCTGTCGCGGGTGCTGACCGACGCCGGCGAGCAGATGGCCCGTCAGGAGGCCGGCGCGGCCAACGCCATGGGCCGGATCGACGTGACCACCAAGGTCGTCATTCCACAGGTTGCGGCCCAGGTTCCGTCGATGGCGGTGGCCTGA
- the pspA gene encoding phage shock protein PspA translates to MANPFVKAWKYLMALFNSKVDEYADPKVQIQQAIEEAQRQHQALTQQAAQVIGNQRQLEMRLNRQLADIEKLQANVRQALTLADQATAAGDAAKATEYTNAAEAFAAQLVTAEQSVEDLKALHDQSLQAAGQAKKAVEQNAMVLQQKIAERTKLLSQLEQAKMQEQVSASLRSMSEIAAPGTTPNLDEVREKIERRYANAMGATELAQNSVQGRMLEVQQASVQMAGHSRLEQIRASMRGDQLPAGGTAAAPATPAANPPAAAPEDRLSQ, encoded by the coding sequence ATGGCCAATCCGTTCGTCAAGGCGTGGAAGTACCTCATGGCGCTGTTCAACTCGAAGGTCGACGAGTACGCCGACCCGAAGGTGCAGATTCAGCAGGCCATCGAGGAAGCGCAGCGTCAGCACCAGGCGCTCACCCAGCAGGCCGCCCAGGTCATCGGTAACCAGCGGCAGCTGGAGATGCGGCTGAACCGCCAGCTCGCCGATATCGAGAAGCTGCAGGCCAACGTGCGGCAGGCGCTGACGCTGGCCGACCAGGCCACCGCCGCCGGTGACGCCGCCAAGGCCACCGAGTACACCAATGCCGCCGAGGCGTTCGCCGCGCAACTGGTGACCGCCGAGCAGAGCGTCGAGGACCTCAAAGCGCTGCACGATCAGTCGTTGCAGGCCGCCGGCCAGGCCAAGAAGGCCGTCGAACAGAACGCCATGGTGCTGCAGCAGAAGATCGCCGAGCGCACCAAGCTGCTCTCGCAGCTGGAGCAGGCCAAGATGCAGGAGCAGGTCAGCGCCTCCCTGCGGTCGATGAGCGAGATCGCCGCACCCGGCACCACCCCGAACCTGGACGAGGTGCGGGAGAAGATCGAACGCCGCTACGCCAACGCCATGGGCGCCACCGAGCTGGCCCAGAATTCCGTGCAGGGCCGCATGCTGGAGGTGCAGCAGGCCAGCGTGCAGATGGCCGGCCATTCCCGGCTGGAGCAGATCCGGGCCTCGATGCGCGGTGATCAGCTGCCCGCCGGCGGCACCGCCGCCGCGCCGGCCACCCCGGCCGCCAACCCGCCGGCCGCGGCTCCCGAAGACCGGCTGTCCCAGTAG
- the pspM gene encoding phage shock envelope stress response protein PspM: MVGNSAHGRREVLSGLIQRGVDTAAEFSDVLSQRLATLADPRAKLLRKRRWARRLCWFFAGATAFWVAVTGLLASWSTPVWALIVTGAIAAAAAFPATLLFLRYRWLRREPLPETGAPRRLPPRGSAARAPMAALASAERGLLSLLGVLQRSGLLPADELREISAVAAQTASAMAATAGEVTAMERAAAASPQSRAHLTPTIRAFAVQLDSGARQYNEMVTAAAQLVSSVDSQMTAQRHRNELTGATDRLQGWAQAYGELGRLRGA, translated from the coding sequence ATGGTGGGGAACTCTGCACACGGCCGACGGGAAGTGCTCTCCGGGCTGATCCAGCGCGGTGTGGACACCGCGGCGGAGTTCTCCGACGTCCTCTCGCAGAGGCTGGCGACACTCGCCGACCCGCGGGCCAAACTGCTGCGCAAGCGGCGCTGGGCGCGCCGACTCTGCTGGTTCTTCGCGGGCGCCACCGCGTTCTGGGTGGCGGTCACCGGCCTGCTCGCGTCGTGGAGCACCCCCGTGTGGGCGCTCATCGTCACCGGCGCGATCGCGGCGGCCGCCGCGTTCCCGGCGACCCTGTTGTTCCTGCGTTACCGGTGGCTGCGCCGTGAGCCGTTGCCCGAGACCGGCGCGCCCCGGCGGTTACCACCCCGCGGGTCGGCAGCGCGGGCGCCGATGGCGGCGTTGGCATCCGCCGAACGCGGTCTGTTGTCGCTGCTGGGGGTGTTGCAGCGGTCCGGATTGTTGCCCGCCGACGAGTTGCGCGAGATTTCCGCGGTGGCGGCGCAGACGGCGTCGGCGATGGCCGCGACGGCCGGCGAGGTGACGGCCATGGAACGGGCCGCCGCGGCGTCCCCGCAGTCCCGGGCGCACCTGACCCCGACCATCCGCGCGTTCGCCGTCCAGTTGGACTCGGGTGCCCGCCAGTACAACGAAATGGTTACCGCGGCAGCGCAATTGGTGTCATCGGTGGATTCGCAGATGACGGCGCAGCGGCACCGCAACGAACTGACCGGGGCCACCGACCGGTTGCAGGGCTGGGCGCAGGCCTACGGCGAACTGGGCCGGCTGCGCGGCGCCTGA
- a CDS encoding DUF5313 domain-containing protein, whose amino-acid sequence MTERTKPNLFQLIGYCCNRRLPDSMLDWVRNDLTGPGATRRVMLRVLIPAVLILIPFWFVPIDFVTRASMTIPILIPFIYFSHALNKIWRKHMLRVHGLDPHLIDKIQREKDADKHRSYIERFGPRPDGVETGTHDL is encoded by the coding sequence ATGACCGAACGCACCAAACCCAACCTGTTCCAGCTGATCGGCTACTGCTGCAACCGGCGACTGCCGGATTCGATGCTGGACTGGGTCCGCAACGACCTCACCGGCCCGGGCGCCACCCGACGGGTCATGCTGCGGGTGCTCATCCCGGCCGTGTTGATCCTCATCCCGTTCTGGTTCGTCCCCATCGACTTCGTCACGCGGGCCAGCATGACGATCCCGATCCTGATCCCGTTCATCTACTTCTCGCACGCGCTGAACAAGATCTGGCGCAAGCACATGCTGCGGGTGCACGGCCTGGACCCCCACCTGATCGACAAGATCCAGCGGGAGAAGGACGCCGACAAGCACCGCTCGTACATCGAACGTTTCGGGCCGCGCCCCGATGGTGTCGAGACTGGCACCCACGACCTGTAG
- a CDS encoding limonene-1,2-epoxide hydrolase family protein, translating to MTEQQVVPVGADNIATVTAFLNSLRAPDLDAAAELLDENLVYQNVGFPTVYGRRRTIKLFRAMDRPSLGFDVLIHRSAADGASVLNERTDVLIFGPVRLQFWVCGVFEVHDGRITLWRDYFDQFDFAKAVVRGLVGAVIPALRPRLT from the coding sequence ATGACCGAGCAGCAGGTGGTCCCGGTCGGGGCCGACAATATCGCCACCGTCACGGCGTTCCTGAACTCCCTGCGCGCACCCGACCTGGATGCCGCCGCCGAACTCCTCGACGAGAACCTCGTCTACCAGAATGTCGGCTTCCCCACCGTGTACGGCCGCCGCCGCACCATCAAACTGTTCCGCGCCATGGACCGGCCCAGCCTGGGTTTCGACGTGTTGATCCACCGCTCGGCGGCCGACGGTGCGTCGGTGCTCAACGAGCGCACCGATGTGCTGATCTTCGGGCCGGTGCGGCTGCAGTTCTGGGTGTGCGGCGTCTTCGAGGTGCACGACGGGCGCATCACGCTGTGGCGGGACTACTTCGACCAGTTCGACTTCGCCAAGGCCGTCGTGCGCGGCCTGGTCGGCGCCGTGATCCCCGCGCTGCGTCCCCGACTGACATGA
- a CDS encoding glycosyltransferase → MRVAVVAGPDPGHAFPAIALCLRFLAAGDVPTLLTGERWLPTARAAGVDAVPLAGLDVREGDDDGDAGAKIHRRAARMALDNVPVIRSLAPDLVVSDVITVCGGLAAELLGLPWVELDPHPLYRPSKGLPPLGSGLAPGTGLRGRVRDTVLRALTARSVRDGDRQRAQARLGIGLPGPDPGPLRMLIATLPALEVPRPDWPAAAVVVGPLHFEPTADVLEPPPGAGPLVAVAPSTATTGAGGLAELALSALTPGRSVPAGTRVVISRLGGAELDVPPWAVVGLGRQDDLLAKADVLVCGGGHGIVSKALLHGVPLVTVPGGGDQWEIANRVARQGSGPFVRPLTAESLAAAVSEVLSGPSHRAAARRAAAGLAEVADPVRVCHDALSAAG, encoded by the coding sequence GTGCGTGTCGCGGTGGTGGCCGGGCCGGATCCCGGGCATGCGTTCCCGGCGATCGCGCTGTGCCTGCGATTCCTGGCCGCCGGCGACGTCCCGACCCTGCTGACGGGTGAGCGGTGGCTGCCCACCGCGCGCGCCGCCGGGGTGGACGCGGTGCCGCTGGCCGGTCTGGATGTTCGCGAGGGCGACGACGACGGTGACGCCGGGGCCAAGATCCACCGGCGTGCGGCCCGCATGGCGCTCGACAATGTGCCCGTAATCCGTTCGCTGGCACCCGATTTGGTGGTCTCCGATGTCATCACCGTGTGTGGTGGGCTGGCCGCCGAACTGCTCGGACTGCCGTGGGTGGAGCTGGATCCGCATCCGTTGTACCGGCCGTCGAAGGGGCTGCCGCCGCTGGGCAGCGGGCTGGCACCCGGTACCGGATTGCGCGGCCGGGTCCGCGACACGGTGCTGCGGGCGCTGACCGCCCGATCGGTGCGCGACGGTGACCGGCAGCGGGCGCAGGCGCGGCTCGGGATCGGGCTGCCCGGGCCGGACCCGGGTCCGCTGCGCATGCTCATCGCCACGCTGCCCGCCCTGGAGGTACCCCGGCCGGATTGGCCCGCCGCGGCGGTGGTGGTGGGACCGCTGCATTTCGAGCCGACCGCCGACGTGCTGGAACCGCCGCCAGGGGCGGGGCCGCTGGTGGCGGTGGCGCCGTCGACGGCCACCACCGGGGCCGGTGGGCTGGCCGAACTGGCGCTCTCGGCACTGACCCCGGGGCGCAGTGTGCCCGCCGGCACCCGGGTGGTGATCTCCCGGCTGGGCGGCGCCGAACTGGACGTCCCGCCGTGGGCGGTGGTCGGCCTGGGCCGCCAGGACGACCTGCTGGCCAAGGCCGATGTGCTGGTGTGCGGTGGTGGGCACGGCATCGTGTCCAAGGCGCTGCTGCACGGCGTGCCGCTGGTGACGGTGCCCGGTGGCGGTGACCAGTGGGAGATCGCCAATCGTGTTGCGCGCCAAGGCAGCGGGCCGTTTGTCCGGCCGCTGACGGCGGAGTCGCTGGCGGCGGCGGTGTCCGAGGTGCTGTCCGGACCGTCCCACCGCGCGGCGGCCCGGCGGGCGGCGGCCGGCCTCGCGGAGGTGGCCGATCCGGTACGGGTGTGCCATGACGCGCTGTCGGCGGCTGGGTAG
- a CDS encoding DUF3046 domain-containing protein, which yields MRLTEFHERVSAQFGSAYGASVLVDHVLSGMGRTAAQAIEAGVEPRDVWRALCADFEVPREQW from the coding sequence GTGCGGCTCACCGAATTCCACGAACGCGTCAGCGCTCAGTTCGGCTCGGCATACGGCGCCTCGGTGCTCGTCGACCACGTGTTGAGCGGGATGGGGCGCACCGCCGCACAGGCCATCGAGGCCGGTGTCGAGCCGCGGGACGTGTGGCGGGCGCTGTGCGCCGACTTCGAGGTGCCGCGCGAACAGTGGTGA
- the recA gene encoding recombinase RecA, translated as MAPQAPDREKALELAMAQIEKNYGKGSVMRLGEEVRQPISVIPTGSISLDVALGIGGLPRGRVIEIYGPESSGKTTVALHAVANAQAAGGIAAFIDAEHALDPEYAKKLGVDTDALLVSQPDTGEQALEIADMLVRSGALDILVIDSVAALVPRAEIEGEMGDSHVGLQARLMSQALRKMTGALNNSGTTAIFINQLREKIGVMFGSPETTTGGKALKFYASVRLDVRRIETLKDGTDAVGNRTRVKVVKNKVSPPFKQAEFDILYGQGISREGSLIDMGVEHGFIRKSGSWFTYDGEQLGQGKENARKFLLENVDVANEIEKKIKEKLGIGAVVTDDDVLPAPVDF; from the coding sequence ATGGCACCACAGGCTCCCGACCGCGAAAAAGCGCTCGAACTGGCGATGGCGCAGATCGAGAAGAATTACGGCAAAGGCTCGGTCATGCGCCTCGGCGAGGAGGTGCGCCAGCCCATCTCCGTCATCCCCACCGGATCCATCTCCCTGGACGTGGCGCTGGGTATCGGCGGCCTGCCGCGGGGCCGGGTCATCGAGATCTACGGACCGGAATCCTCCGGTAAGACCACCGTCGCGCTGCACGCGGTGGCCAACGCCCAGGCCGCGGGCGGTATCGCGGCGTTCATCGACGCCGAGCACGCGCTGGACCCGGAATACGCCAAGAAGCTCGGCGTGGACACCGATGCGCTGCTGGTGTCCCAGCCCGACACCGGTGAGCAGGCCCTGGAGATCGCCGACATGCTGGTGCGCTCCGGCGCCCTGGACATCCTGGTCATCGACTCGGTCGCCGCGCTGGTGCCGCGTGCGGAGATCGAGGGCGAGATGGGCGACAGCCACGTCGGTCTGCAGGCCCGCCTGATGAGCCAGGCGCTGCGGAAGATGACGGGTGCGCTGAACAACTCGGGCACCACCGCGATCTTCATCAACCAGCTGCGCGAGAAGATCGGCGTGATGTTCGGCTCGCCCGAGACCACCACCGGTGGTAAGGCGCTGAAGTTCTACGCCTCCGTGCGCCTGGACGTCCGGCGGATCGAGACGCTCAAGGACGGCACCGACGCGGTGGGTAACCGCACCCGGGTGAAGGTCGTCAAGAACAAGGTGTCCCCGCCGTTCAAGCAGGCCGAGTTCGACATCCTGTACGGCCAGGGCATCAGCCGGGAGGGCTCGCTCATCGACATGGGTGTCGAGCACGGCTTCATCCGCAAGTCCGGTTCGTGGTTCACCTACGACGGCGAGCAGCTGGGGCAGGGCAAGGAGAACGCCCGAAAGTTCCTGCTGGAGAACGTCGATGTGGCCAACGAGATCGAGAAGAAGATCAAGGAGAAGCTCGGCATCGGTGCCGTGGTGACCGACGATGACGTTCTGCCCGCCCCGGTCGACTTCTGA
- the recX gene encoding recombination regulator RecX — MTFCPPRSTSETGPAEGPKREEQARDVCLRLLTVRARTRAELVAALTKRGYPDDVSARVLDRLVEVGLVDDAAFAAEWVRSRRTNAGKGKRALLAELRTKGVDADVIAETLDGVDAGEWQVQAERLVATKLRRENLDDEAKVTRRLVGMLARRGYSQTMAFDVVKTQLAQEQARRAV, encoded by the coding sequence ATGACGTTCTGCCCGCCCCGGTCGACTTCTGAGACCGGGCCCGCTGAGGGACCCAAGCGCGAGGAGCAGGCGCGGGACGTGTGTCTGCGCCTGCTCACCGTGCGGGCCCGCACCAGGGCCGAGTTGGTAGCCGCGCTGACCAAGCGCGGCTACCCCGATGACGTCAGTGCCCGGGTGCTGGACCGGCTGGTCGAGGTCGGGTTGGTCGATGACGCCGCATTTGCCGCCGAGTGGGTCCGCAGCCGGCGAACCAATGCCGGAAAAGGCAAGCGCGCCTTGCTCGCCGAGTTGCGCACCAAAGGTGTCGATGCAGACGTCATCGCCGAAACCCTCGACGGCGTCGACGCGGGGGAGTGGCAGGTGCAGGCCGAGCGGCTGGTGGCCACCAAGCTGCGCCGGGAAAACCTCGACGACGAAGCCAAGGTCACCCGACGTCTGGTCGGCATGCTGGCCCGCAGGGGCTACAGCCAGACCATGGCCTTCGACGTGGTCAAAACGCAACTGGCCCAAGAGCAGGCGCGGCGGGCCGTCTAG
- a CDS encoding 3-oxoacyl-ACP reductase family protein, translated as MTTTTAPLSGKRALVTGGSRGIGAEIVRRLAADGASVAFTYNSSPEPAEALAAELDATGAKVVAIQADSADADAVNAAVDQTVSRLGGIDILVNNAGIATAGPIEEFPLEEFDRLIAVNVRAVFAAIQRAIPHLDEGGRIITIGSVNADRAPMAGLSVYALTKAAVAGLTRGLVRELGPRGITVNTIQPGPVATDMNPEEGGFSDQVRPFIAVGRYGQPSDIASAVAYLASPEASYVTGVTWNIDGGFVI; from the coding sequence ATGACCACCACAACTGCACCACTGTCCGGCAAACGCGCCCTCGTCACCGGCGGGTCGCGCGGCATCGGCGCCGAGATCGTCCGGCGGTTGGCCGCCGACGGCGCGTCCGTCGCTTTCACGTACAACTCCTCCCCGGAGCCGGCCGAGGCGCTGGCCGCCGAACTCGACGCGACCGGCGCGAAGGTGGTGGCCATCCAGGCCGACAGCGCCGACGCCGACGCGGTCAATGCGGCCGTCGACCAGACCGTCTCGCGACTGGGTGGCATCGACATTCTGGTCAACAATGCCGGCATTGCGACCGCCGGCCCGATCGAGGAATTTCCGCTCGAGGAGTTCGACCGGCTCATCGCGGTGAACGTACGCGCTGTATTCGCGGCGATCCAGCGAGCGATTCCACACCTGGACGAGGGCGGCCGGATCATCACGATCGGCAGCGTGAATGCCGATCGAGCGCCCATGGCTGGACTGTCGGTGTACGCGCTCACCAAGGCGGCGGTCGCGGGCCTGACGCGCGGGCTGGTCCGGGAACTCGGGCCGCGCGGCATCACGGTGAACACGATTCAGCCCGGCCCGGTGGCCACCGATATGAACCCCGAAGAAGGCGGGTTCTCCGACCAGGTGCGACCGTTCATCGCGGTCGGCCGCTACGGTCAGCCCAGCGACATCGCCAGCGCCGTGGCTTATCTCGCCTCACCGGAGGCCAGCTATGTCACGGGCGTCACGTGGAACATCGACGGAGGATTCGTCATTTAG
- a CDS encoding DUF4242 domain-containing protein: MKRYIIEREIPGASELTESQLAEIAATSNGVVETLGVPYRWITSYVAGDKIYCLHEAPSEEAIREHARCGGFPADTVAVVTTEFGPHSADSAAR, translated from the coding sequence ATGAAGCGCTACATCATCGAGCGGGAGATCCCAGGCGCCAGTGAGCTGACCGAATCGCAACTGGCAGAGATCGCCGCCACATCCAACGGTGTTGTCGAAACCCTCGGGGTGCCCTACCGGTGGATCACCAGCTACGTCGCCGGCGACAAGATCTACTGCCTTCACGAGGCGCCCAGCGAGGAGGCGATCCGCGAGCACGCTCGGTGTGGCGGCTTCCCCGCCGACACCGTCGCGGTGGTGACCACCGAGTTCGGACCGCACTCCGCCGATTCCGCGGCGCGATAG